The Fusarium falciforme chromosome 7, complete sequence genome window below encodes:
- a CDS encoding Apple domain-containing protein, producing MRSFIPLAAALATVSNALPCAAESCQLNEIPSTVVCGGNGYVAATDTPWYKKSQAEGTVEKCIDACTGGCKAVSFDTQYNTCYFYFSEVSKMKLYGKSTFNYFDRACTFETTPESICGGNGYVAATNTPWYKKSQAEGTMGKCLEACTGGCKAVSFDTQYKTCYFYVSEVTKMKLYGKSSFHYFDRACKFENVDHTVCGQRGSVGESGPEPYDSKVISSGVKDECLAYCHSDASCESVRYSPSEKKCYKYDVAVTDTGVSLATEGTSLWYDEDCYKCTAVLEPARKA from the coding sequence ATGCGTTCCTTCATCCCCCTCGCCGCCGCTCTGGCTACCGTCTCCAACGCCCTCCCCTGCGCCGCTGAGTCCTGCCAGCTCAACGAGATCCCCTCTACCGTTGTCTGCGGCGGCAACGGCTATGTGGCCGCTACCGACACCCCGTGGTACAAGAAGTCGCAGGCCGAGGGCACCGTCGAGAAGTGCATTGATGCCTGTACGGGCGGATGCAAGGCCGTCAGCTTCGACACCCAGTACAACACTTGCTACTTCTACTTCTCCGAGGTCAGCAAGATGAAGCTGTACGGAAAGTCTACCTTCAACTACTTCGACCGCGCTTGCACCTTTGAGACGACCCCCGAGAGCATCTGTGGTGGCAATGGCTACGTCGCCGCCACGAATACCCCGTGGTACAAGAAGTCCCAGGCCGAGGGTACCATGGGCAAGTGCCTCGAGGCCTGCACGGGCGGATGCAAGGCCGTCAGCTTCGACACCCAGTACAAGACCTGCTACTTCTACGTTTCCGAGGTCACCAAGATGAAGCTCTACGGAAAGTCCAGCTTCCACTACTTTGACCGAGCCTGCAAGTTCGAGAACGTTGACCACACCGTCTGCGGCCAGCGCGGCTCGGTCGGCGAGTCCGGCCCGGAGCCTTACGATTCCAAGGTCATCTCCTCCGGTGTCAAGGATGAGTGTCTCGCGTACTGCCACAGCGATGCCAGCTGCGAATCTGTCCGCTACAGCCCGAGCGAGAAGAAGTGCTACAAGTACGACGTCGCGGTCACGGATACTGGTGTCAGCCTGGCCACCGAGGGGACTAGCTTGTGGTACGACGAGGACTGCTACAAGTGCACTGCCGTGCTCGAACCTGCCCGCAAGGCCTAA
- a CDS encoding Zn(2)-C6 fungal-type domain-containing protein: protein MSKRSRGNSSHEVPEASFNAPKRVAIGAHNDQPVAHISRNIRACTTCRKHKIKCLMDDTGPPCRRCTDKKLSCVVSKNLQTILDEKTELSEAVLADLESLHSAMKEMRSAAGMPDLPPLRISLLSEGRDPSTSQPPVTNFQYALDEVNGPSCDNSPKLTPEDDRLPHAPIHSLYALTKMRALRSPEDPKDGQSKPIDDFISRGLIQQADAERLFALYRDRLDGFIYSIGCRYKSLDELRRKSSILSAATLTVAALHDPDADKVYGICSSELRRLTEKSMLQRSGDRDYFRALSIASYWLSDLSWTLSGHAIRRATECNVHNSFSRAIKEQTEDAIDYARIWSILFICDQHLAILYDRPAIIQDEWSTQDWEGFLQAPFATAQDERLMSQVELMGVVRSVRQLFGPDKGETIPRVYVSQIGHYNRQLDQWIAKWTTRLPEQHPAIGGFPRKGALLHFHFAQLYLFSHVFRGQSDAIPGHFLDSASMAVTAASAIIDMLVTDPDISSGIVGMPSYLISMTAFCCMFLAKVAHKYGDNLIRRDQARDKITQLIEHLRSLSMGKWHLASLMIGGLEKVLTLLAPTNGVDDAILDVILNGDSNHGFGDAVGVEHMLPRVDGNPCPTWDTTFGLSPIFGFDPAYLDVDGYLQSIAMFPNGETQ, encoded by the exons ATGTCGAAGCGCTCCAGGGGCAATAGCAGCCATGAAGTGCCCGAGGCCTCCTTT AACGCCCCAAAGAGGGTGGCAATAGGGGCACACAATGATCAGCCGGTGGCGCACATCTCGAGGAATATCAGGGCATGCACGACTTGCCGCAAGCACAAG ATCAAATGCCTAATGGACGATACTGGACCGCCGTGTCGAAGGTGCACTGACAAGAAGCTCAGCTGCGTTGTGAGCAAGAACCTCCAGACCATTCTCGACGAAAAGACAGA ACTATCAGAGGCGGTGCTGGCGGACCTGGAGTCCCTCCACTCAGCCATGAAAGAAATGAGAAGCGCCGCAGGAATGCCTGACCTTCCACCGCTTCGGATCTCACTTCTCTCAGAAGGCCGTGATCCATCAACTTCGCAACCACCCGTCACTAACTTCCAGTATGCCTTGGATGAAGTCAACGGTCCTTCCTGCGACAACTCGCCTAAGCTCACACCAGAGGACGACCGGCTGCCACACGCCCCTATACATTCCCTGTACGCATTGACCAAGATGAGGGCGTTACGTTCGCCTGAGGATCCCAAGGACGGGCAAAGCAAGCCAATAGACGATTTCATCTCGCGAGGGCTGATCCAACAAGCCGATGCAGAGCGTCTCTTTGCGCTGTACCGAGATCGACTTGATGGTTTCATCTACTCTATCGGATGCAGATACAAGTCCCTGGATGAACTACGCCGGAAAAGCTCCATTCTTTCCGCTGCAACCTTGACGGTCGCCGCCTTGCATGATCCAGACGCCGACAAGGTCTATGGAATTTGCAGCTCCGAGCTGCGCAGGCTGACCGAAAAGTCAATGCTTCAACGGTCAGGGGATCGGGACTATTTTAGAGCCCTTAGCATTGCTTCATACTGGCTAAGCGATCTATCGTGGACTCTGTCGGGACATGCTATTCGTCGGGCTACAGAATGCAACGTGCACAACAGTTTCAGCCGAGCTATCAAGGAACAGACGGAAGATGCTATCGACTACGCCCGCATCTGGTCCATTCTCTTTATATGTGACCAGCATCTCGCCATACTCTACGACCGGCCCGCCATCATCCAAGATGAATGGTCGACGCAGGACTGGGAAGGCTTTCTGCAGGCTCCGTTCGCCACAGCCCAGGATGAAAGGCTCATGAGCCAGGTCGAGCTGATGGGGGTCGTGAGGAGTGTCAGGCAACTGTTTGGTCCAGACAAAGGCGAGACGATACCACGGGTCTATGTCAGCCAGATAGGCCATTATAACCGGCAACTGGATCAATGGATCGCAAAGTGGACGACACGGCTACCAG AGCAACACCCCGCTATTGGAGGGTTTCCCCGGAAAGGGGCTCTCCTTCACTTTCACTTCGCACAGCTATACCTCTTCTCCCATGTCTTTCGTGGCCAATCAGACGCCATTCCCGGTCATTTTCTTGACTCAGCATCCATGGCTGTCACCGCTGCATCGGCTATAATAGACATGCTCGTGACTGACCCTGACATCTCGTCTGGCATTGTTGGCATGCCATCCTATCTCATCTCCATGACAGCCTTTTGTTGCATGTTTCTGGCCAAGGTGGCCCACAAGTACGGCGACAACCTGATAAGACGCGACCAGGCTCGGGATAAGATTACCCAACTGATAGAGCACCTCCGTTCGCTGTCAATGGGGAAGTGGCACTTGGCCAGCCTGATGATTGGTGGGCTCGAGAAGGTGTTGACGTTGCTTGCACCTACAAATGGAGTAGATGATGCCATCCTTGATGTGATCCTCAACGGTGACAGCAATCACGGGTTTGGAGACGCAGTGGGCGTAGAGCATATGCTCCCGCGTGTGGATGGAAATCCTTGTCCGACGTGGGACACGACTTTCGGGCTCTCGCCAATCTTTGGCTTTGATCCAGCATATCTTGATGTCGATGGGTATTTGCAGTCAATAGCTATGTTTCCCAACGGCGAAACGCAGTAA
- a CDS encoding Sialidase domain-containing protein, with product MAPNIQSIPIPAATVQSHASNLLQLPDKTLLCTWFGGSQEGLPDISIWLSRLEPGSSSWTSAKKISYDENRSCQNPVLFGVPDSGELWLLHTSQDAGNQDGAYILVRKSSDQGITWSEANQLLPGKTGIFTRQPIVILKDGTWVLPVFYCRGTPGHRWIGNDDISGVFYSKDGGKTWNEKQFPDSSGAVHMNIVPPASEQSPWVAFYRSRWADNIYRSTSTNGLDWAKPEALTLPNPNSGICAARLRSGKLVIVFNRSAASPDSLRREGLYDDITPENDKRPNQAAVGQKSAIWGTPRKALTVGVSDDDGLTWTERVLEDGDGFCGTNSSTGKENRELSYPSILVQDGDGPEVTHIAFTFHRQFIKYVRIEDIEEWVKG from the coding sequence ATGGCACCCAACATCCAGAGCATCCCAATTCCCGCAGCGACAGTCCAGTCCCACGCATCAAACTTGCTTCAACTGCCGGACAAGACGCTACTCTGTACCTGGTTTGGTGGCTCGCAAGAGGGTCTTCCAGACATCAGCATCTGGCTCTCTCGTCTCGAGCCGGGCTCATCATCCTGGACTTCTGCCAAGAAAATCTCCTACGACGAGAATAGGAGCTGCCAGAACCCTGTTCTATTCGGAGTGCCAGACAGCGGTGAGCTATGGCTACTTCATACCTCACAAGATGCTGGAAATCAAGACGGGGCCTACATCTTGGTTCGCAAGTCATCTGATCAGGGTATCACTTGGTCTGAGGCCAATCAGCTTCTCCCAGGCAAGACGGGCATCTTCACCCGCCAACCTATCGTCATACTGAAGGATGGGACTTGGGTCTTGCCAGTCTTCTACTGCCGAGGTACGCCTGGTCACCGGTGGATTGGAAATGACGACATCTCGGGAGTCTTCTACTCAAAAGACGGCGGTAAAACCTGGAACGAGAAGCAGTTCCCGGACAGTTCTGGCGCCGTGCACATGAACATAGTGCCTCCAGCTTCTGAGCAGTCTCCTTGGGTTGCCTTCTACCGCAGCCGCTGGGCAGACAATATCTACCGCTCAACCTCCACCAACGGCCTTGACTGGGCAAAGCCAGAGGCTCTCACTCTACCGAATCCCAACAGTGGCATCTGTGCCGCCCGCCTTCGCTCCGGCAAATTGGTCATTGTGTTTAACCGATCTGCTGCTTCCCCCGACTCGTTGAGACGGGAAGGGCTCTATGACGATATCACTCCTGAAAACGATAAGCGGCCAAACCAGGCTGCTGTTGGCCAGAAGAGTGCGATATGGGGAACTCCTCGGAAAGCGCTTACAGTCGGCGTGTCGGACGATGATGGTCTGACTTGGACTGAGCGTGTGctggaggatggtgatgggttCTGTGGGACGAACAGCTCTACGGGAAAGGAGAATCGGGAACTGAGCTACCCGAGTATTCTCGTACAAGACGGGGACGGCCCGGAAGTCACACACATTGCGTTTACCTTCCACCGGCAGTTTATCAAGTATGTAAGGATAGAGGATATTGAGGAGTGGGTTAAGGGTTAG
- a CDS encoding Epimerase domain-containing protein, protein MAQDILITGAGGFIGQELIASLIANSSPSDKFTLTDIAPPAIPSKIAQDAHRITSLAADLTDPSAVSKLLSQSYTHVYLLHGLMSGGAEANLDLGMKVNFDSIRNILDELRRGHPGTVVVFASSCAIYGQAEIVREFETLPQPKSSYGMEKIMIELLLNDFSRRGLLDGRIVRLPTVVVRPGAPSAAASSFASGIIRESLKGIRNTLPVSRDLELWVCSPTTVVKNLVKVKDIPAEKFGDSRVVNLPGITVSVQEMLDALKAVGGDEAISQIEEQRDPAIEAIVGSWPARFDVSRAYGLGLAEPEGILKTVQAFHATLN, encoded by the coding sequence ATGGCACAagacatcctcatcaccggcGCCGGCGGCTTCATTGGCCAAGAGCTGATCGCATCCCTCATTGCCAACTCGAGCCCCAGCGACAAATTCACGCTCACCGACATTGCCCCTCCAGCCATCCCATCCAAAATAGCACAAGATGCCCATCGTATCACATCCCTCGCTGCGGATCTCACCGACCCGTCAGCCGTCTCAAAACTCCTCTCTCAATCGTACACCCATGTCTACCTACTCCACGGGCTGATGTCTGGCGGTGCCGAGGCAAACCTCGACCTTGGAATGAAGGTCAACTTCGACTCCATCAGAAACATCCTGGATGAGCTGAGGCGTGGGCATCCCGGGACGGTAGTCGTATTTGCCAGCTCGTGCGCCATCTATGGCCAGGCGGAGATAGTGCGAGAGTTTGAGACGCTGCCACAGCCCAAGAGCTCGTATGGCATGGAGAAGATCATGATTGAGCTGCTGTTGAATGACTTTTCCCGTCGTGGTCTTCTTGATGGTCGGATTGTGAGACTTCCGACTGTTGTCGTTCGACCTGGAGCTCCGTCTGCCGCTGCCTCAAGTTTCGCCTCGGGCATTATCCGCGAATCACTGAAGGGTATTCGAAATACCTTGCCTGTGAGCCGAGATCTTGAGCTTTGGGTATGCAGCCCGACAACGGTGGTTAAGAACCTTGTCAAAGTGAAAGACATCCCAGCTGAGAAGTTTGGTGATTCGCGGGTCGTCAATCTGCCTGGAATCACAGTCAGCGTTCAAGAGATGCTAGACGCTCTTAAGGcggttggtggtgatgaagcAATCTCTCAAATTGAAGAACAGAGGGACCCAGCTATCGAAGCAATTGTAGGAAGCTGGCCCGCTAGGTTTGACGTTTCAAGGGCTTATGGACTTGGCTTGGCAGAGCCAGAGGGGATCTTGAAGACTGTCCAGGCGTTTCATGCGACACTGAACTAA